A single region of the Triticum dicoccoides isolate Atlit2015 ecotype Zavitan chromosome 2B, WEW_v2.0, whole genome shotgun sequence genome encodes:
- the LOC119368229 gene encoding uncharacterized protein LOC119368229 has translation MGGDRRALCLVAGAILLCSCFARAQCGDGQEQEREIQRLRSKVASLEDEVGWRKEETSQLESVVRERTAQIVALVSGLEAMQVRNVADDESVVKASTNSAMIEKQIERLGSDLEDQVKKGELLEARASEAEKSLLELGQKLDRVEKINAEQRKKIEELERDLQHSKGKLSEVQRQAKLKAQELANVHGMWLPYWFASRSVHCQELASAKWHLHGKPVLDALMEKVAETLAHAQRRVEPHLQATKNKLLPVAKFHFNSLKNRTKPYVSVVADRITTAYRACKDAIQPCVAKSREFADHYWQECRKSSGPQVGRIAAASEPHLSAIEPYTRPVKCVWRQLVMSTSLYHSQVQKGISGFLEGSGLLDPLSAYRLPWWMASAMCALPMLYAYKIFSATVRKKNQARADRGGGTSSDGKHARRVEE, from the exons ATGGGAGGAGATCGCCGGGCTCTGTGTCTGGTCGCCGGCGCGATCCTCCTCTGCTCGTGCTTTGCTCGGGCGCAGTGCGGCGACGGGCAGGAGCAGGAGCGGGAGATTCAGAGGCTCAGGTCCAAGGTCGCGTCCCTAG AGGACGAGGTCGGCTGGAGGAAGGAGGAGACCTCGCAGCTGGAGAGCGTCGTCAGGGAGAGGACGGCGCAGATCGTGGCGTTGGTCAGCGGGCTAGAGGCTATGCAGGTGAGGAATGTGGCTGACGATGAATCCGTGGTGAAGGCGAGCACCAACAGTGCGATGATCGAGAAGCAG ATTGAGAGGCTGGGCAGTGATTTGGAAGACCAAGTTAAGAAAGGGGAGCTATTGGAAGCCCGGGCTAGCGAAGCAGAGAAAAGCCTGCTTGAGCTCGGTCAGAAGTTGGATCGT GTTGAGAAGATAAACGCTGAGCAGAGGAAGAAAATCGAGGAGCTGGAACGAGATCTTCAGCATTCAAAA GGTAAACTGTCTGAAGTGCAAAGACAAGCAAAATTGAAGGCTCAAGAGTTGGCAAAT GTACATGGCATGTGGCTACCGTATTGGTTCGCATCGCGCTCTGTACATTGTCAG GAACTAGCATCTGCCAAATGGCATCTCCacgggaagcctgtgcttgatgctcTGATGGAGAAG GTTGCTGAGACGTTGGCACATGCACAAAGACGGGTGGAACCACACTTGCAGGCAACAAAAAAT AAACTGTTGCCTGTTGCCAAATTTCATTTCAACTCACTGAAGAACAGAACTAAGCCGTACGTGTCGGTGGTAGCTGACAGGATCACCACAGCCTACAGAGCTTGCAAGGATGCCATCCAGCCATGTGTGGCCAAGTCTCGAGAGTTTGCAGATCACTACTGGCAG GAATGCAGGAAGTCCTCCGGGCCACAGGTCGGACGGATCGCGGCAGCGTCTGAACCTCACCTTTCGGCTATTGAACCTTACACGAGGCCTGTCAAGTGTGTTTGGAGACAGCTCGTTATGTCGACGAGCTTGTACCATAGTCAG GTTCAGAAAGGAATCAGTGGCTTCCTGGAGGGCAGCGGGCTGCTGGACCCACTTTCAGCTTATAGATTGCCGTGGTGGATG GCGTCCGCCATGTGTGCGCTGCCCATGTTGTACGCCTACAAGATCTTCTCGGCTACTGTCCG CAAAAAAAATCAGGCGAGAGCCGACAGAGGTGGAGGCACATCTTCGGACGGCAAGCACGCGCGCAGGGTCGAGGAGTAG